From Methylomonas sp. EFPC3, a single genomic window includes:
- a CDS encoding beta-ketoacyl synthase chain length factor, which yields MAYPFIIRRWSAWAPGLQTQDDWQQFAAGRKPPDHQPPPPLQYTPKPLQRRLSPLAKAAMFVVEQCLTPGEPMPAVFSSSHGEIGKCLDMLNDLQRGEELSPTAFSLSVHNAIAGLFSIAYANRCEINCVAPGAGGLGPGLIEALGLLHAGHGEVLLVYYDEVLPDFFPATGFAASLPFPCAAALRLALTGPGLALAFSPTSSTRQDGEQPLQLPAFIEFLAADQSELHLGNGGRGWQWQKL from the coding sequence ATGGCCTACCCGTTCATCATCCGCCGTTGGAGCGCCTGGGCGCCGGGCTTGCAAACCCAGGACGACTGGCAACAATTTGCGGCCGGCCGGAAGCCGCCGGATCATCAACCCCCGCCGCCGCTGCAATACACGCCCAAACCCTTGCAACGCCGGCTCAGCCCGCTGGCGAAGGCGGCGATGTTCGTCGTCGAGCAATGCCTGACGCCCGGCGAACCAATGCCGGCCGTGTTCAGCTCGTCGCACGGCGAAATCGGCAAATGCCTGGACATGCTGAACGATCTGCAGCGCGGCGAGGAATTGTCGCCGACCGCGTTCAGCCTGTCGGTACACAATGCGATTGCCGGCCTGTTTTCAATCGCCTACGCCAACCGCTGCGAAATCAATTGCGTCGCCCCCGGCGCCGGCGGGCTCGGACCGGGCCTGATCGAAGCGCTAGGCTTATTACACGCCGGACACGGCGAAGTCCTGCTGGTGTATTACGACGAAGTATTGCCGGATTTCTTTCCTGCGACCGGTTTTGCGGCATCGTTACCGTTTCCCTGCGCGGCTGCGTTGCGGCTGGCGCTTACCGGCCCCGGTCTGGCGCTGGCGTTTTCGCCGACAAGCTCGACTCGTCAGGATGGCGAGCAACCGCTACAATTGCCGGCCTTTATCGAATTCCTGGCCGCCGACCAATCCGAATTGCATTTGGGAAACGGCGGCCGCGGTTGGCAATGGCAAAAACTCTGA
- a CDS encoding restriction endonuclease codes for MAKPSSQVLAGWAKEVLIEASWNSLDSVIITGIKKNWPNISETTLYELVEENLQHIAELLRNEAAEWRIDGTLPIYEIDDDPTNPYVKSLENNSREVLSHLRKISPANFEFVCARILKALGAETSHATRQTVDGGIDFQAFRINIVPSALGVPVGCKAAVIGQAKRYKAGNLVREVNIREFVGAAILRHHELLLQGDLLRLSPTLFAFWTTSDFDPGARKFARALGLWHMDGRTLANYVKELSLEDEIFDLPKDSETELISGQ; via the coding sequence ATGGCTAAACCTTCATCACAAGTTCTTGCTGGATGGGCAAAAGAAGTCTTAATTGAAGCATCGTGGAATTCTCTCGATTCAGTAATCATCACGGGAATAAAGAAGAACTGGCCTAATATTTCTGAAACTACTCTTTATGAGTTAGTCGAGGAAAATTTACAGCATATAGCCGAGCTTCTGAGAAACGAAGCGGCTGAATGGAGAATAGATGGAACATTGCCGATTTACGAAATTGACGATGACCCTACTAATCCGTACGTAAAATCTCTGGAAAATAACTCGCGTGAAGTGTTATCGCACTTGAGAAAAATTTCACCTGCGAATTTTGAATTTGTGTGTGCTCGTATTTTAAAAGCACTCGGTGCCGAAACCTCTCATGCAACTCGGCAAACCGTTGATGGTGGAATTGATTTTCAGGCATTCAGAATAAATATTGTTCCCTCAGCGTTGGGTGTACCCGTTGGTTGCAAAGCTGCTGTAATTGGTCAGGCAAAGCGATATAAGGCTGGCAACTTAGTGCGGGAGGTCAACATTAGAGAGTTTGTAGGGGCTGCCATTCTTCGCCACCACGAATTGTTACTCCAAGGAGATCTACTACGCCTATCGCCAACGCTGTTCGCATTTTGGACAACTTCAGACTTTGATCCCGGTGCAAGGAAGTTTGCAAGAGCGTTAGGGCTTTGGCACATGGATGGTCGCACCCTCGCAAACTATGTCAAAGAACTATCTTTGGAGGATGAGATATTTGACCTGCCTAAGGATTCTGAGACCGAATTGATTTCTGGTCAGTGA
- a CDS encoding IS110 family transposase, protein MNVKRIGIDLAKQVFQVHGVDSHEQTVLKKKLKREQMLPFFRDLPACLIGLEACSSAHHWGRELEKLGHTVKLIAPQFVKPYVKANKNDANDAEAICEAVSRPTMRFVAIKTVAQQDLQATHRIRSQLVSQRTEKANQIRGLLAEYGIVVGQRLETLRKALPGLLEDGDNHLTSHFRSLLNGLKDDLIGLDERVKDLDKRIQRQADTDPGAKRLQQIPGIGPITATALVSGVGDGKQFKRGRDMAAWLGLTPGQHSSGGKERLLGISKRGDAYLRTLLIHGARAVLKVAGQKDDPRSRWLQTLSERRNKNIAAVALANKNARIAWALLSKNIDYQPDRDRPAGESAWA, encoded by the coding sequence ATGAATGTTAAACGTATAGGAATTGATTTGGCAAAACAGGTGTTTCAAGTGCATGGGGTCGATAGCCACGAACAGACCGTGCTGAAGAAAAAACTTAAACGCGAGCAAATGCTGCCGTTTTTTCGGGACTTGCCGGCGTGTTTGATTGGCCTGGAAGCCTGCAGCAGTGCCCACCACTGGGGACGAGAACTCGAAAAACTGGGTCATACCGTCAAATTGATTGCGCCGCAATTCGTCAAACCCTATGTCAAGGCGAACAAAAACGACGCCAATGATGCGGAAGCGATCTGCGAAGCGGTCTCGCGACCAACGATGCGTTTCGTAGCCATCAAGACGGTGGCTCAGCAAGACCTACAGGCCACGCATCGCATACGCAGTCAATTGGTCAGTCAGCGCACCGAGAAGGCCAATCAAATTCGCGGCTTGCTGGCCGAATACGGCATCGTCGTCGGACAACGCCTGGAAACCTTACGCAAAGCGCTACCGGGCTTATTGGAAGATGGTGACAACCACCTGACCAGCCACTTCCGAAGTTTGCTCAACGGTTTAAAAGACGATTTGATCGGCCTGGATGAGCGCGTCAAAGATCTGGATAAACGCATTCAACGCCAAGCCGATACCGATCCGGGCGCCAAACGTCTGCAGCAAATTCCGGGCATCGGCCCGATTACCGCCACAGCCCTGGTCAGCGGCGTGGGTGACGGCAAGCAATTCAAGCGTGGACGGGACATGGCGGCTTGGCTGGGCTTGACGCCAGGTCAACATAGCAGTGGCGGCAAGGAACGGCTGTTGGGCATCAGCAAGCGCGGCGATGCCTACTTGAGGACCTTGTTGATTCACGGCGCACGGGCCGTGCTCAAAGTCGCCGGGCAAAAAGACGATCCGCGCAGCCGTTGGCTGCAAACCCTCAGCGAGCGGCGTAACAAAAACATCGCCGCCGTCGCCTTGGCCAATAAAAACGCTCGAATTGCTTGGGCGTTATTGAGCAAGAACATCGACTACCAACCGGACCGAGACCGGCCGGCTGGGGAATCGGCTTGGGCCTGA
- a CDS encoding phosphopantetheine-binding protein, translating into MSNTETELKRLIVDTLALEDIDAADIDSSAPLFNGGLGLDSIDALELGVAIRKQYQVKIDAEQDDVAQIFSSVAALAQFIDSARS; encoded by the coding sequence ATGAGCAACACCGAAACTGAATTAAAACGCCTGATCGTCGATACGCTGGCTTTGGAAGACATCGACGCCGCCGACATCGACAGCTCGGCGCCGCTGTTTAACGGCGGGCTGGGGCTGGATTCGATCGACGCCCTGGAATTGGGCGTGGCGATCCGCAAGCAATACCAGGTTAAAATCGACGCCGAACAGGACGACGTGGCGCAGATTTTTTCGTCGGTTGCGGCTCTGGCTCAATTTATCGATTCCGCGCGCAGTTAA
- a CDS encoding ParB/Srx family N-terminal domain-containing protein: protein MKNLSNLLTTINVTLSDLLLDPNNPRFSELGEELNPIPEGRFLDIKVQANTFDKMRDPLFDVAELRDTIKTIGFLPMDRIVVRKWKGNSEEVPLKYVVIEGNRRVTALKWLINLHDIGKETFDDEKLENLTRIECLLLDDSAVTTTATLILPGLRHVSGVKQWGAYQKAKAVHALRKSGMTPQEAAQSLGLSTRAANSAYKCFLALEQMKIDEEYGEYAEPKMYSYFEEVFKRSNLRNWLGWSDESERFTEEEKLTEFYSWMAPQSEDDPIPKLPESKSVRDLSQIIGDENALNILRGSEGSLTRALARYEVDHPEDWYPKVVAATSAIKSLTPDILRSMDENTIKSLEELVARINQALNDRKLLIN, encoded by the coding sequence ATGAAAAATCTTTCCAATCTATTGACTACGATTAATGTCACTCTGTCCGATTTACTATTAGATCCCAACAATCCACGTTTTTCTGAATTGGGCGAAGAGCTAAATCCTATTCCTGAGGGCCGTTTTCTAGATATCAAGGTCCAAGCCAATACGTTTGACAAAATGAGGGACCCTCTCTTTGATGTCGCTGAACTACGCGATACTATCAAAACCATAGGTTTCCTTCCCATGGATAGAATTGTTGTTCGCAAATGGAAAGGTAATTCTGAAGAGGTACCACTTAAATATGTTGTAATTGAAGGGAACCGTCGAGTTACTGCGCTTAAATGGCTAATAAATTTGCATGACATCGGCAAGGAAACGTTTGATGATGAAAAGCTTGAGAATTTAACAAGAATTGAATGTCTACTATTAGATGATTCTGCCGTTACTACAACTGCAACTTTAATATTACCGGGGCTACGCCATGTATCTGGGGTAAAGCAATGGGGAGCTTATCAGAAAGCGAAAGCAGTTCATGCACTTAGAAAGAGCGGTATGACACCGCAAGAAGCAGCACAGAGTCTTGGTCTTTCAACCCGTGCCGCCAATAGTGCTTATAAGTGTTTCTTGGCTTTGGAGCAAATGAAGATTGATGAGGAGTATGGTGAATACGCCGAACCAAAAATGTACAGCTATTTCGAGGAAGTGTTTAAGCGCTCAAACCTTCGCAACTGGCTGGGCTGGAGTGATGAGAGTGAGCGTTTTACAGAAGAAGAAAAGTTAACTGAGTTTTATAGCTGGATGGCTCCTCAAAGTGAGGACGATCCAATTCCAAAGCTACCAGAGTCAAAAAGTGTTCGAGACTTATCCCAGATTATTGGTGATGAGAATGCGCTGAATATTCTTCGAGGCTCAGAAGGTTCATTGACACGAGCCCTGGCACGTTACGAAGTTGATCATCCCGAAGACTGGTACCCTAAAGTAGTAGCCGCCACTTCGGCAATCAAGTCATTAACGCCAGATATTCTGCGTAGCATGGATGAAAATACCATCAAGAGCCTAGAGGAATTGGTTGCACGCATTAATCAAGCTCTGAATGATAGAAAGTTGCTGATTAATTAA
- a CDS encoding 1-acyl-sn-glycerol-3-phosphate acyltransferase, whose product MAKTLSHNINYLWRLAATAISFACFGLGGVLLWLVVFPLLALLPGDRRRKACRAQTMVHLSFYAFIGLMHRLGVMSYQICGGEKLNRPGQLVVANHPTLVDVVFLLSRIKQASCIVKASLWRNPAMRGSILHAGYISNADSQTMIADCAAWLNGGGGLIVFPEGTRSVPDQAYRFQRGAAAIALAADCVLTPVTLTCTPSTLTKNLAWYRIPPRRFHLRMDVGDDIDLSEYRLLQPHSIAVRRLTQTLLDYFTEQRQAYEQHRN is encoded by the coding sequence ATGGCAAAAACTCTGAGTCACAACATCAACTATCTTTGGCGACTGGCGGCAACCGCAATCAGCTTCGCCTGTTTCGGCCTCGGCGGTGTGCTGTTGTGGTTGGTGGTGTTTCCGTTGCTGGCGCTGCTGCCCGGCGACCGCCGCCGCAAAGCCTGCCGCGCCCAAACCATGGTCCATCTGAGCTTTTATGCCTTTATCGGCTTGATGCACCGGCTGGGCGTGATGAGTTACCAAATCTGCGGCGGCGAAAAACTGAATCGTCCCGGCCAACTGGTCGTCGCCAACCATCCGACCTTGGTGGATGTGGTGTTTCTACTCAGCCGCATCAAGCAAGCCAGTTGCATCGTCAAAGCCAGCTTGTGGCGCAATCCGGCCATGCGCGGCTCGATCCTGCATGCCGGCTACATCAGTAATGCCGATTCTCAGACCATGATCGCCGATTGTGCGGCGTGGCTGAACGGCGGCGGCGGTTTGATCGTGTTCCCGGAAGGCACCCGTTCGGTACCGGACCAGGCCTACCGCTTCCAACGCGGCGCCGCCGCGATTGCCCTGGCCGCCGACTGCGTGTTAACCCCGGTGACCTTGACCTGCACCCCCAGCACCTTGACCAAGAACCTGGCCTGGTACCGAATTCCGCCGCGGCGGTTTCATTTACGGATGGACGTCGGCGACGACATCGACCTGAGCGAGTACCGGCTACTGCAACCGCACTCGATCGCGGTGCGCCGGCTGACCCAAACTTTACTGGATTACTTCACCGAACAACGCCAAGCTTATGAGCAACACCGAAACTGA
- a CDS encoding acyl carrier protein: MKNREQILAAIQDIMVEMFEMDPDRIEPEARLYEDLDFDSIDAVDMIVRLKELTGKMVKPEDFKTARTIGDVVEAVHRLMQD, encoded by the coding sequence ATGAAAAATCGTGAACAAATTTTGGCCGCCATCCAGGACATCATGGTGGAAATGTTCGAAATGGATCCAGACCGCATAGAACCGGAAGCCCGCCTCTACGAAGACCTGGATTTCGACAGTATCGACGCGGTCGACATGATTGTGCGCCTGAAAGAACTCACCGGCAAAATGGTGAAACCCGAGGATTTCAAAACCGCGCGCACCATAGGCGACGTGGTCGAGGCCGTCCACCGCCTGATGCAGGATTGA